Proteins encoded in a region of the Desulfovibrio litoralis DSM 11393 genome:
- the ileS gene encoding isoleucine--tRNA ligase, protein MCSQDKKDKDQNSYKSTLNLPDTSFPMKANLKEKEPEMLKYWEQIKVYDLMVKSGGRKGDYVLHDGPPYANGHIHLGTALNKILKDIIVKSKALDGFKAQYVPGWDCHGLPIELKVEHELGEKKKTLPAHVVRKCCRSYAEKYVDIQRKEFKRLGVLGVWDKPYMTMQPEYEASTSRVLSDFMEKGSVVRSKKPIHWCCSCHTALAEAEVEYYDHKSSSIFVRFPITDPKLNEIFPQAKLDKTYVVIWTTTPWTLPDNMAISLHPNFEYALVEHENAFYILANELVESCAKSFGWNDYKVIAITTGDKLEGLKATHPFYNRTSPLILGEHVTLEAGSGCVHTAPGHGREDYDVGLKYGLEIYSPMNHEGRFAPEVECFAGLTVFEANPKVIEKLKEVGNLLAEAKISHSYPHCWRCKEPVIFRATTQWFISMEKNDLRKNALKAIRDNVNWIPAWGEERIYSMIENRPDWCISRQRTWGVPITALLCESCGEAWHDAKWAKDIADRYAKHATGCDYWFEADIKDIVPEGLVCEHCKGTTWRRETDILDVWFDSGTSFAAVLEGREECRFPADLYLEGSDQHRGWFHSSLLASVGTRGVPPYKAVLTHGYVVDGEGRKMSKSIGNVVAPQEIIDKYGAEILRIWVSSVDYREDVRISDEILGRLVDAYRRLRNTCRYFLGNLGDFKASDAIPLNELDPLDFYALSLVSDAHKKMQDAYVEFEFHKVFHTLHNLCTTELSAFYLDILKDRLYSSAKDSKERRSAQTALWHILMLLLRNMAPILSFTAEEVFRNLPSDLKPQSESVLGIGQNEPITCSLNAEQEKAFGLLVAVRNEVTKAIEHIRREGVVGHALDTRVTLYLGDKQRKMFESLGTELRPIFIVSQLILEDIKKAPSDALTCEIEEVAIKVEKAKGEKCARCWIYSEELGTNPEHPTICPRCTAVLIS, encoded by the coding sequence ATGTGTTCTCAAGACAAAAAAGATAAAGACCAAAACAGTTATAAAAGCACCCTTAATCTTCCGGATACTTCTTTTCCTATGAAGGCAAATTTAAAAGAAAAAGAACCTGAAATGTTAAAATATTGGGAACAAATTAAGGTTTATGACTTAATGGTTAAATCAGGTGGCAGAAAAGGCGATTATGTTTTGCATGATGGACCTCCTTATGCGAATGGTCATATTCACCTCGGAACAGCTTTAAATAAAATATTAAAAGATATTATTGTTAAATCAAAAGCTTTAGATGGCTTTAAGGCTCAATATGTTCCCGGTTGGGATTGTCATGGCTTACCTATCGAACTAAAAGTAGAACATGAACTAGGCGAAAAGAAAAAAACTTTGCCCGCTCATGTGGTTAGAAAATGCTGTCGTTCTTATGCTGAAAAGTATGTTGATATTCAGCGTAAAGAATTTAAACGTCTTGGCGTTTTAGGGGTTTGGGATAAACCTTATATGACTATGCAGCCGGAATACGAGGCTTCGACTTCTCGTGTTCTAAGTGATTTTATGGAAAAAGGCTCGGTTGTTCGTAGTAAAAAACCTATTCATTGGTGCTGTTCTTGTCATACCGCCTTAGCCGAAGCAGAAGTTGAATATTATGACCATAAATCATCTTCAATTTTTGTGCGTTTTCCTATAACCGACCCTAAATTAAATGAAATTTTTCCACAGGCGAAGCTAGATAAGACTTATGTGGTTATTTGGACTACAACGCCTTGGACCTTGCCTGATAACATGGCGATTTCTTTGCACCCTAATTTTGAATATGCACTTGTTGAACATGAGAATGCTTTTTATATTCTTGCTAATGAATTAGTAGAAAGTTGTGCAAAGTCTTTTGGTTGGAATGATTATAAGGTTATTGCCATTACCACCGGTGATAAACTCGAAGGTTTAAAAGCCACTCATCCATTTTATAATAGAACCTCTCCGCTTATTTTAGGAGAACACGTTACTTTAGAAGCCGGTTCCGGTTGTGTTCATACCGCCCCCGGTCATGGACGTGAAGACTATGACGTTGGTTTAAAATATGGCTTAGAGATTTATTCCCCGATGAACCACGAGGGGCGTTTTGCTCCGGAAGTAGAATGTTTTGCTGGTTTAACCGTCTTTGAAGCGAATCCTAAGGTAATTGAAAAGCTTAAAGAAGTAGGAAATTTATTGGCTGAAGCTAAAATTAGCCATTCTTACCCGCATTGTTGGCGTTGTAAAGAACCTGTAATTTTTCGTGCGACGACTCAATGGTTTATCAGCATGGAAAAAAATGACTTACGCAAAAACGCACTAAAAGCTATTCGTGATAATGTTAATTGGATTCCTGCTTGGGGCGAAGAGCGTATTTATTCTATGATTGAAAATAGACCAGATTGGTGTATTTCTCGTCAGCGTACTTGGGGTGTTCCGATTACCGCCTTGCTTTGTGAAAGCTGTGGTGAGGCTTGGCATGATGCTAAATGGGCAAAAGATATTGCTGATCGTTATGCTAAACATGCGACAGGTTGTGATTATTGGTTTGAAGCCGATATTAAAGATATTGTTCCTGAGGGGCTTGTTTGTGAGCATTGTAAGGGTACAACTTGGCGTAGAGAGACAGATATTCTTGACGTTTGGTTTGATTCAGGCACAAGCTTTGCGGCGGTTTTAGAAGGGCGTGAAGAGTGTCGTTTCCCCGCTGATTTATATTTAGAAGGTTCAGACCAACATAGAGGCTGGTTTCATAGTTCTTTACTCGCTTCAGTTGGCACTCGTGGCGTTCCGCCTTATAAAGCTGTTTTAACGCATGGTTATGTTGTTGATGGAGAAGGGCGTAAAATGTCAAAATCTATCGGCAACGTTGTTGCACCACAAGAAATTATTGATAAATATGGTGCTGAAATATTGCGTATTTGGGTTTCGTCTGTTGATTATCGTGAAGATGTGCGTATTTCTGATGAAATTTTAGGACGTTTAGTTGATGCTTATCGTAGATTAAGAAATACTTGTCGTTATTTCTTGGGAAATTTAGGCGACTTTAAGGCGAGTGATGCTATTCCTTTAAATGAACTTGATCCGCTAGATTTTTATGCTCTTTCTTTAGTTTCCGATGCTCATAAAAAAATGCAAGACGCTTATGTGGAGTTTGAATTCCATAAAGTTTTCCATACCTTACATAATCTTTGCACAACTGAACTCTCTGCTTTTTATTTAGATATATTAAAAGACCGTTTATATTCTTCCGCAAAAGACAGCAAAGAGCGTCGTTCCGCTCAAACAGCCTTGTGGCATATTCTTATGTTGCTTTTACGCAATATGGCACCGATTTTAAGTTTTACTGCCGAAGAAGTATTCCGCAATTTACCAAGCGACTTAAAACCACAAAGCGAAAGTGTTTTAGGAATTGGACAAAATGAACCGATTACTTGTAGCTTAAATGCTGAACAAGAAAAGGCTTTTGGTTTGTTAGTGGCTGTGCGTAACGAAGTTACTAAAGCGATTGAACATATTCGCAGAGAAGGCGTTGTTGGGCATGCTTTAGATACTAGAGTTACTTTATATCTTGGTGATAAACAGCGTAAAATGTTTGAGAGTTTAGGTACGGAGCTAAGACCAATATTTATAGTTTCTCAGCTCATACTTGAAGATATTAAAAAAGCCCCGAGTGATGCTCTTACTTGTGAAATTGAAGAAGTCGCAATCAAAGTAGAAAAAGCCAAAGGCGAAAAATGTGCTCGTTGTTGGATTTATAGCGAAGAGCTTGGGACAAACCCGGAACATCCGACTATTTGTCCTCGTTGTACTGCTGTTTTAATTAGCTAG
- a CDS encoding tyrosine-type recombinase/integrase → MALTEKEISSLKPKEKLYRKVDKDNLFIEVPPSGKKRWRFRFRFKGKDQGVSIGIYPEISLKDARLKAHEFKTMLLNGENPADRNKKKASEYTFKDIAVEFFENNAHRVTQNYKEDTFNRIQNHVFPFIGDMPIDTITVHHIIELLKQMERLKILETAKRMRQKIAEIFRYAIVLRLCDHNPAADLQGLIPPPVKKHYATITDEKEIAHLLRAIENYHGYAGTKLALKIAPYIFVRPDELAGAEWSEIDFEKAEWRIPAEKMKMKQTHIVPLARQVVELFQEAREISRSQYCFPSLRSQKRRITPDALRMALRTLGVTKEELTTHGFRAMASTLLNEQGYNRDWIERQLAHGERNSVRSAYNHAEFLNERRKMMQDWADYLDNLRDTLGIGHK, encoded by the coding sequence ATGGCACTAACAGAAAAAGAAATAAGTTCTTTGAAGCCCAAAGAAAAGCTTTATCGTAAAGTAGACAAAGATAATTTATTTATTGAGGTTCCGCCTTCAGGTAAAAAACGTTGGCGGTTTCGTTTTCGTTTTAAGGGTAAGGATCAAGGCGTGTCTATTGGCATTTATCCTGAAATATCTTTAAAAGATGCTCGTTTAAAGGCTCATGAATTTAAAACAATGCTTTTAAACGGCGAAAACCCAGCAGATAGAAATAAAAAGAAAGCAAGCGAATATACTTTTAAAGATATTGCAGTAGAGTTTTTTGAAAATAATGCCCACAGGGTAACTCAAAATTATAAAGAAGATACTTTTAACCGCATTCAAAACCATGTATTCCCATTTATTGGCGATATGCCTATTGATACCATCACGGTACATCATATAATTGAGCTATTAAAGCAAATGGAACGGCTTAAGATTTTAGAAACAGCTAAAAGAATGCGTCAAAAAATAGCGGAAATATTCAGGTATGCTATTGTCTTGCGTTTATGTGATCACAACCCCGCAGCCGATTTACAAGGGCTTATCCCCCCACCCGTTAAAAAACATTATGCCACTATCACAGATGAAAAAGAAATAGCCCATTTGTTAAGGGCTATAGAAAATTATCACGGTTACGCAGGTACAAAATTAGCTTTAAAGATAGCCCCTTATATTTTTGTTCGCCCTGATGAACTGGCGGGAGCTGAATGGTCTGAAATTGATTTTGAAAAAGCTGAATGGCGTATACCGGCTGAAAAAATGAAAATGAAACAGACGCACATTGTGCCTTTAGCACGGCAAGTTGTGGAGCTATTTCAAGAAGCGAGAGAAATATCACGCAGTCAATATTGCTTCCCCTCGCTTAGAAGTCAAAAAAGAAGAATTACCCCTGATGCTTTGAGAATGGCACTCAGAACATTAGGGGTAACTAAAGAAGAACTTACTACTCATGGTTTTAGGGCTATGGCTTCAACCCTGCTTAATGAGCAGGGTTACAACAGAGATTGGATTGAGCGTCAGCTGGCACATGGAGAGCGGAACTCTGTTCGCTCAGCTTATAATCATGCTGAATTTTTGAACGAAAGGCGGAAAATGATGCAAGACTGGGCGGATTATCTGGACAATCTGAGAGATACTCTAGGTATTGGTCATAAATAG
- a CDS encoding DUF1351 domain-containing protein: MEVSAKIETLPQVSTNYAQLKNWALSFVEKYNGLVVTEDQVTEIKKDMAELNKVAREIDDKRKELVKQVSLPILEFELQIKEIISIFKTTREELDTQVQVYIEKEREEKRKAVLAEIERFKTEENTPELTINIKPEWLNKTTKLLHIKGEILEIITAYKKEQELKKLAENAKNDRIEFINNEIQKLAIEFDTPLAFRLFSHLQDPNLSLAEISKNIRLIFENNKKAVQGGMPKEANQLTITLAEKEAPKPEPQPVSQVKTLEEAGIKLLTTKKLTITAEYSTSNSEKVAALYQELKRLCLKCSAVVE, from the coding sequence ATGGAAGTTTCAGCAAAAATAGAGACGCTCCCCCAAGTCTCCACAAATTACGCCCAGCTTAAAAACTGGGCGTTATCTTTTGTAGAAAAATACAATGGGCTAGTTGTAACAGAAGACCAAGTTACAGAAATTAAAAAAGACATGGCAGAGCTAAACAAGGTAGCGAGAGAAATAGACGATAAACGCAAAGAACTTGTCAAACAGGTCTCTTTGCCTATTTTAGAATTTGAACTCCAAATTAAAGAAATAATCTCTATCTTTAAAACAACTCGTGAAGAGTTAGACACTCAAGTTCAGGTTTATATTGAAAAAGAGCGAGAAGAAAAGCGTAAAGCTGTTTTAGCTGAAATTGAACGCTTTAAAACAGAAGAAAACACGCCAGAGCTTACAATCAATATTAAACCCGAATGGCTGAATAAAACAACAAAGCTTCTTCATATTAAAGGCGAAATTCTTGAAATAATCACGGCTTATAAAAAAGAACAAGAGCTTAAAAAACTGGCTGAAAACGCAAAAAACGACAGAATAGAGTTTATAAACAACGAAATTCAAAAACTGGCTATAGAATTTGATACGCCATTAGCTTTTAGACTCTTTAGCCACCTTCAAGACCCAAACTTAAGCCTTGCTGAAATTTCAAAAAACATACGCTTAATATTTGAAAACAACAAAAAAGCAGTTCAAGGCGGTATGCCTAAAGAGGCTAACCAGTTAACAATTACGCTTGCTGAAAAAGAAGCACCTAAACCAGAACCACAACCAGTTTCACAGGTGAAAACTTTAGAAGAAGCTGGCATTAAACTTTTAACAACTAAAAAACTAACAATTACTGCTGAATACTCAACATCAAATAGCGAAAAAGTAGCGGCTCTTTATCAAGAGCTAAAACGCCTTTGTCTTAAGTGTTCAGCAGTGGTTGAATAA
- a CDS encoding PD-(D/E)XK nuclease family protein — MLLDTERQVITESPNAIRLRASSLPDLLDCPRRWESKNIYKKYLPKTEIALLGTAIHKGTAAFDLGVLNLQEISVDDAVGVAVEEIWQPKDEIKFEELTQADLEKITKPLVTKYCNEYARTLKYLAVELTCPDLLISDLGIILTGTTDRVYQDEFENIGIIDVKTGKTAVSADGTVKTSGHKTQLAVYELLTAHALGCDLTAPALIIGMQTGATAKAQRIGIGTVKNAKDVLIGNSLEKGVLTHASNVLHSGIFYGNPKSMMCHVKYCPNFLTCTSK, encoded by the coding sequence ATGTTGCTAGATACAGAAAGACAAGTGATAACCGAAAGCCCTAACGCAATTCGCCTTAGGGCTTCTTCTTTACCTGATTTATTAGACTGTCCCCGCCGTTGGGAGTCTAAAAATATTTATAAAAAATACCTACCAAAAACAGAAATAGCCTTACTCGGAACGGCAATCCATAAAGGAACAGCCGCTTTTGACTTAGGCGTTTTAAATTTACAAGAAATAAGCGTTGATGATGCCGTGGGTGTTGCTGTTGAAGAAATATGGCAACCAAAAGATGAAATCAAGTTTGAAGAACTAACCCAAGCTGACCTAGAAAAAATAACTAAACCGCTGGTTACAAAATATTGTAACGAATACGCAAGAACTCTAAAATATTTAGCGGTTGAATTAACTTGCCCTGACTTGTTAATTAGCGATTTAGGTATAATTTTAACTGGTACGACTGATAGAGTATATCAAGATGAATTTGAGAATATCGGCATTATTGACGTAAAAACGGGTAAAACTGCCGTTAGTGCTGACGGAACAGTAAAAACAAGCGGGCATAAAACACAACTCGCCGTTTACGAACTTTTAACCGCTCATGCCTTGGGTTGTGATTTAACAGCCCCCGCCTTGATTATCGGTATGCAAACAGGGGCTACCGCTAAAGCTCAACGTATCGGTATCGGCACCGTTAAAAATGCTAAAGATGTTTTAATTGGTAATAGCCTTGAAAAAGGTGTTTTAACTCACGCTTCTAATGTCCTGCATAGCGGTATTTTTTACGGCAATCCAAAAAGCATGATGTGTCATGTTAAATACTGCCCAAACTTTTTAACCTGTACCAGTAAATAA
- a CDS encoding DUF5131 family protein yields MSATKIEWTETTWNPLTGCTKVSSGCKNCYAEKMALRLQAMGSANYINGFNLTMHEHVLEMPFKWKKPRLIFVNSMSDLFHEDVPLVFIQKVFNVAKRNPQHTFQVLTKRSERLATLAPRLEWHPNIWVGVSVEAPQYKDRIDHLRKVPAALRFLSCEPLIADLGELNLDNIQWVIVGGESGIGARPIDKEWVISIREQCKTQSVPFFFKQWGGVNKKKTGHELDGKVWHSFPQKTEYCCIF; encoded by the coding sequence GTGAGTGCTACTAAAATAGAATGGACAGAAACAACATGGAACCCTTTAACTGGGTGTACTAAAGTTAGTAGTGGTTGTAAAAATTGTTACGCTGAAAAAATGGCTTTACGCTTACAAGCAATGGGTAGTGCGAATTATATAAATGGCTTCAATTTAACAATGCATGAACACGTATTAGAAATGCCTTTTAAGTGGAAAAAGCCACGCTTGATTTTTGTTAACTCAATGAGCGATTTATTTCATGAAGATGTTCCTCTAGTTTTTATTCAAAAGGTTTTTAACGTAGCAAAGCGTAACCCTCAGCACACTTTTCAGGTATTAACAAAAAGATCTGAACGCTTAGCAACATTGGCACCACGCCTTGAATGGCACCCAAACATTTGGGTTGGTGTGAGTGTTGAAGCTCCGCAATATAAAGACAGAATAGATCATTTACGAAAAGTGCCTGCTGCCTTACGCTTTTTATCCTGTGAACCACTTATCGCTGATCTAGGAGAGCTTAATCTTGACAATATACAGTGGGTTATAGTTGGTGGAGAGTCTGGAATAGGTGCAAGACCAATAGATAAAGAATGGGTGATTAGTATACGTGAGCAATGTAAAACACAGAGTGTCCCATTCTTTTTTAAGCAATGGGGTGGTGTAAATAAAAAGAAAACAGGTCATGAATTAGATGGAAAGGTTTGGCACAGCTTCCCCCAAAAAACAGAATATTGTTGCATTTTTTAG
- the tcmP gene encoding three-Cys-motif partner protein TcmP, with the protein MSKDFHDMQFDSASILKLDIFADYLNSWLPVFVHDEYTKRINIFDLFCGPGVDKKDNSGSPLQVCSVINKHKDNLSSKNKTIFIWFNDKDKKKVDQTKVNTEPYLKNIKCLYTSQSFEECFEQIKKQGFHKDEANFFFLDPTGLVNYQEVLTSLFSFKKTDFLLFIPSSQIARFCQQPGFQQLGIPEKVTERDMPKYLCTHLKSLVHNNDIFLVPFSLKKENSRNNNIYCIIFGSKHLLGLDKFLKVLWDKSDNGEANYNLGGDVVKQDQLALLPELNIPKKIPNFQDELEQKIRNKEFVFNKDIYIYALTSGFLPKHAKEVLSKLKKEGLLKKVPALSYDRVMKEAERLVYADI; encoded by the coding sequence ATGTCAAAAGATTTTCACGATATGCAGTTTGATAGTGCAAGTATTCTAAAGCTAGATATATTTGCAGATTATTTAAACTCTTGGTTGCCTGTTTTTGTTCATGATGAATACACTAAGCGAATAAATATTTTTGATTTATTTTGCGGTCCTGGTGTTGATAAAAAAGATAATTCAGGAAGCCCCTTGCAAGTTTGTAGTGTTATTAACAAGCATAAAGACAACCTGAGTAGTAAAAATAAAACGATTTTTATTTGGTTTAATGATAAAGATAAAAAGAAAGTAGACCAAACTAAGGTTAATACAGAACCATACCTGAAAAATATAAAATGCTTATACACATCACAATCTTTTGAAGAGTGCTTTGAGCAGATAAAAAAGCAGGGGTTTCATAAAGACGAAGCTAATTTTTTCTTTTTGGATCCTACAGGTTTAGTTAACTACCAAGAAGTATTGACCTCTTTGTTTTCTTTTAAAAAAACAGATTTTTTATTATTTATACCTTCAAGTCAAATTGCAAGATTTTGTCAGCAACCAGGCTTTCAACAACTCGGTATTCCTGAAAAGGTGACTGAAAGAGATATGCCTAAATATCTGTGTACTCATCTTAAAAGCTTAGTTCATAATAATGACATATTTCTTGTGCCCTTCTCTTTAAAGAAAGAAAATTCTCGCAATAATAATATTTATTGCATAATTTTTGGCTCTAAACATTTGCTTGGCTTAGATAAATTTTTAAAGGTTCTCTGGGACAAGTCAGATAATGGTGAAGCGAATTATAATCTAGGTGGTGATGTTGTTAAACAAGACCAATTAGCTTTACTGCCAGAGCTTAATATACCGAAAAAAATACCAAATTTTCAAGATGAATTAGAACAAAAAATAAGAAACAAAGAGTTTGTATTTAATAAAGATATTTATATTTATGCTTTAACTTCAGGTTTTTTACCAAAGCACGCTAAGGAAGTTTTATCTAAATTAAAAAAAGAAGGCTTGCTAAAAAAAGTTCCTGCTCTTAGCTATGATAGGGTTATGAAAGAGGCTGAACGATTGGTATATGCTGATATTTAG
- a CDS encoding XRE family transcriptional regulator, whose amino-acid sequence MSAEKITSLALKYWLTKLNLKQQDIADKAGITQSHISNMLTGRRGMTTENLEKICDALDITIPEFFAYKIDEDKPDVEFIPLLKARPRAGNGGLETDGDITGWYSFHQSFLTRKGGSVETMRLFHVAGDSMSPTLNDGDMVLINLKQKDVTTGHVYLIRIDDELMIKRLETKPGKIILKSDNPDYEPIEINKDDESVNFEIHGRMVWSCREY is encoded by the coding sequence ATGAGTGCAGAAAAAATTACATCACTAGCTTTAAAATATTGGCTTACTAAGCTAAATCTAAAACAACAAGATATAGCAGATAAAGCAGGAATAACTCAAAGTCATATTTCTAATATGTTGACTGGTCGTAGAGGTATGACTACCGAAAACTTAGAAAAGATATGCGATGCCCTTGATATAACAATCCCTGAATTTTTTGCTTACAAAATAGACGAAGATAAGCCCGATGTTGAGTTTATTCCCTTGCTTAAAGCCCGTCCTCGGGCGGGGAATGGCGGGTTGGAGACAGACGGAGACATAACGGGCTGGTACTCCTTTCACCAAAGCTTTTTAACTCGTAAAGGCGGCTCCGTTGAAACTATGCGTCTTTTTCATGTTGCGGGCGATTCTATGAGTCCAACGCTGAACGATGGTGATATGGTTTTGATAAATTTAAAACAAAAAGACGTAACCACGGGGCATGTTTACCTAATAAGAATAGATGATGAACTAATGATAAAACGCTTGGAAACAAAACCGGGTAAAATTATTCTAAAGTCTGATAATCCTGATTATGAGCCAATAGAAATAAATAAAGATGATGAATCTGTAAACTTTGAGATCCATGGTCGCATGGTCTGGAGCTGTCGGGAGTATTAA
- a CDS encoding helix-turn-helix domain-containing protein, whose protein sequence is MKTHNNTKTQQDIATKCNISQPHFSNIVNKRRVPAPIVAKKLEEVTGISRLYWLYPDEFDQAGNRVFQTT, encoded by the coding sequence ATGAAAACACATAACAATACAAAAACACAGCAAGATATTGCAACAAAATGCAATATTAGCCAGCCACATTTCTCAAATATAGTGAATAAAAGACGTGTTCCCGCCCCCATTGTCGCAAAAAAATTAGAAGAAGTAACAGGTATAAGCCGTTTATATTGGCTTTACCCTGATGAATTTGATCAGGCGGGGAATAGGGTGTTTCAGACCACTTAA
- a CDS encoding RusA family crossover junction endodeoxyribonuclease: protein MSIKIILPVVPKAQQRPKFCNRGGFVKSYKANTQVAEEVAIENLLLPYRPATPLTGALFLGVKVYLPIPQSKSNKWKNNAISGIERPTTKPDLDNLIKNIKDCLTRLSFWRDDAQVVGYLETGKFYGEQPRWELEIISQEELKPSQASLI from the coding sequence ATGAGCATAAAAATAATTTTACCCGTTGTTCCAAAAGCACAGCAACGCCCAAAGTTTTGTAACCGTGGCGGTTTTGTTAAATCTTACAAGGCGAATACTCAAGTTGCGGAAGAAGTGGCAATTGAGAATTTATTATTGCCTTATCGCCCCGCTACGCCTTTAACCGGAGCGTTATTTTTAGGCGTTAAAGTTTACCTACCCATTCCGCAAAGTAAGTCTAACAAGTGGAAGAATAACGCAATATCGGGCATTGAACGCCCCACAACAAAGCCAGACTTAGATAATTTAATTAAAAATATCAAAGATTGTTTAACACGGCTTTCGTTTTGGCGTGATGACGCTCAGGTAGTAGGCTATTTAGAAACAGGTAAATTTTATGGAGAACAGCCACGTTGGGAACTCGAAATAATCAGCCAAGAAGAGCTAAAACCAAGCCAAGCGTCTTTAATTTAA
- a CDS encoding type II toxin-antitoxin system YhaV family toxin, with amino-acid sequence MTKNNIYTAWLGGLFRNKYQTLFYRALVLKEKDPNNFKQHPDAKLFGTLQNLMPLVCEDPEHINYRLGKTLGKSFNHWRRVKRHGLSDRYRLFFLPSKKEQKVCFAWLNDECTLRKDGSKTDVYKVFKKKLKNKKIANQIEELLLTAQPFS; translated from the coding sequence ATGACTAAAAACAATATTTATACTGCTTGGCTTGGTGGTCTTTTTCGTAATAAATATCAGACTCTATTCTATAGAGCCTTAGTCTTAAAAGAAAAAGACCCTAATAATTTTAAACAACACCCTGATGCAAAGTTGTTTGGTACCTTGCAAAACTTAATGCCTCTTGTCTGCGAAGATCCAGAACATATCAATTATCGTTTGGGTAAAACATTAGGAAAATCATTTAACCACTGGAGGAGGGTTAAAAGACATGGGCTATCTGATAGATACCGTTTATTTTTTCTGCCTTCAAAAAAAGAACAAAAAGTATGTTTTGCTTGGTTAAATGACGAATGCACTTTACGCAAAGATGGATCTAAAACAGATGTATATAAAGTTTTTAAAAAAAAGCTTAAAAATAAAAAAATTGCCAATCAAATAGAAGAGCTATTATTAACCGCACAGCCATTTTCTTAA
- a CDS encoding glycoside hydrolase family protein, whose product MINNLKFIRQLKRHEGCRKNKAGLHIAYRCTADKLTIGYGHNLDANPIPGLILKEKDTINEEQAERLLKADILACIDDLDRHLSWWRNLNEARQAVVVNMCFNLGITSLLKFKNTLRFIQLGNYDQAAKNMMQSLWSQQVGDGVGGYFDRAEELAKQMQTGQWQV is encoded by the coding sequence ATGATTAACAACTTAAAGTTTATTAGGCAACTAAAACGCCACGAAGGCTGTAGAAAAAACAAAGCAGGGCTTCATATTGCTTATCGCTGTACTGCTGACAAATTAACAATCGGTTATGGGCATAATTTAGACGCTAACCCTATTCCGGGTTTAATTCTCAAAGAAAAAGACACAATAAACGAAGAGCAAGCCGAACGTCTTTTAAAGGCTGATATTTTGGCTTGTATTGATGATTTAGACAGGCATTTAAGTTGGTGGCGTAACTTAAACGAAGCCCGTCAGGCTGTTGTTGTAAATATGTGCTTCAACTTGGGGATTACAAGCCTTTTAAAGTTTAAAAACACTTTAAGATTTATACAGCTTGGGAACTATGATCAAGCCGCTAAAAACATGATGCAATCACTTTGGTCGCAACAAGTTGGTGATGGTGTTGGCGGATATTTTGACAGAGCTGAAGAGTTAGCAAAACAAATGCAAACCGGTCAGTGGCAGGTTTAG
- a CDS encoding holin family protein, producing the protein MIDGIFNFGTKIIDKLFPDKNEAERAKLKLIELQQNGELTQMQTLFEHDLAQAKINEVEAGHSSIFVAGWRPAVGWVCVLAIAWNFLFQPTFNWVLLVANPESLRHLPSLPRADFGELFIILANMLGFGALRSWEKIKGIGTK; encoded by the coding sequence ATGATTGACGGAATTTTTAATTTTGGAACAAAGATAATTGATAAGTTGTTCCCCGATAAAAACGAAGCTGAACGGGCTAAATTAAAGCTAATTGAGCTACAGCAAAATGGCGAACTAACACAAATGCAAACATTGTTTGAGCATGATTTGGCTCAAGCAAAAATTAATGAAGTTGAAGCGGGACATAGTTCTATTTTTGTTGCAGGTTGGCGTCCTGCTGTTGGCTGGGTGTGTGTTTTAGCAATCGCTTGGAACTTTTTATTTCAACCCACGTTCAACTGGGTTTTACTGGTCGCAAACCCTGAAAGTTTAAGACACTTGCCTTCACTGCCTCGTGCTGATTTTGGCGAACTCTTTATTATTTTAGCTAATATGCTTGGTTTTGGTGCTTTAAGGTCTTGGGAAAAAATCAAAGGAATAGGAACAAAATAG